A part of Brassica rapa cultivar Chiifu-401-42 chromosome A05, CAAS_Brap_v3.01, whole genome shotgun sequence genomic DNA contains:
- the LOC103870982 gene encoding methyl-CpG-binding domain-containing protein 9 isoform X2, with product MSKRRKTSRWPNNGFPEQKGSSRNAQRRRFPFCGQTRTTFDVSPGTLFQAGESLSSENNGCGCEEANKGLPMQFGDFFVLSLGRIDTRQSYHNVNMIYPIGYKSCWHDKITGSLFTSEVSDGSSGPVFKVTRSPCSKSFIPIGSLVLSCPKIDEMVEQNIGNRSNRRDSPQEHDEDTVEILLSDLSPPLEDDILSCLREKNLSKTLKCLRSEVGSSQVDFHKTSSYNQESEVDIGDIVVEEDSLSVAWKKVSQKLVDACSNVLKHKGTMSFRCKHVDRETREINWDMINEQDSVVLYLSRFFCSLAPRIAICGEKDNSKIATLVSALSTWLDQSRFGLDADFVQELIERMPGAESCSDYSFLKSRISSVTVAEGALVVEPKGGDNIKGEVFGEITRKAKRPKLNGGHGFRNPHPPPGRPMCLRLPPGRVGDFLQLSEVLWRFREILGLGESFLPEKLEKELVNPVLDGLLLDKSGKEANRSEMNLSDKDCRVTEIFSVFDDSQPFSSENTSASVLKETKVGDSRWPCLGALLTRTHISVLQVLICELQSKVATFVDPNFDSGESRSRRGRKKDDSTLSDKRNKLHMLPVNELTWPELARRSGWDGSRFNEASKKIFGSLTRENDVIYVEDDDSDDLGATETNACNGDIPEWALVLEPVRKLPTNVGTRIRKCVYEALERNPPEWAKKILEHSISKEVYKGNASGPTKKAVLSLLADVRGGDLVQSSVKGTRKRTSIGVSDVIMKKCRAVLRDVAAADEDKVFCTLLGRKLLNSSDNDDDGLLGSPAMVSRSLDFRTIDLRLATGAYDGSTEAFLEDVLELWSCIRAMYADQPDCLELVETLSEKFKSLYEAEVLPLVQKLMDYRKLECTTEMTKEIKDIVVSISKLPKAPWDEGVCKICGVDKDDDSVLLCDTCDAGYHTYCLNPPLIRIPDGNWYCPSCVIAKRMAQDALESYKLVRQRKGRKYQGELTRAYMEQTAHLADVMKEKDYWEFSAEERIQLLKFLCDELLSSSLVHQHLEQCAEAIIEMQQKLRSLSSEWKNTKMRQEFLRAKLAKVEPSIIKAMGEPQNSSSFADHNGDRVTHDDDSSRAAFLNNNQGKALLETDAQTGVSNVISCASNISSPEKATSPGRHELPIEVTDNMSCEEEDTTETLQTSVGRNDETQCLKPDAVELQTANDASSVAFQELQACQRDLNAASNEIENVQQSIRSIEAQLLRQSIRREFLGSDASGRLYWGCSFPEEHPRILVDGCMSLQKPVQVDPTGSKVSSPFLRDIDHGRLMVSPWTCYETEAEISELVLWLHDDDLKERDLRESILCWKRLRFGNLHTEIKQAQNSSSPKLAGNLVTKAAMSMEKRYGPCIKLETETIKKRGKKTKVAELEKLCKCECLESILPSMIHCLICHKTFASDDEFEEHAENKCIPYSLATEEGREIYDSSKAKESLKSDHLSLKSNAGKEVTETSNVSELDSGLIRYHGEESISPYHFEEICSKFVTKDSNRDLVKEIGLIGSNGIPTFLPVPSTHFNDSVLISATSSKLDGGNSGGRVIFTGSEANGEDLNSESSMCVDRFVTNDIRGPLNKPSGMDFGFSEQKNEKTSGSRLKGCCVVPQASLKRITGNALPVFRFLKTILLDMDVALPEEALRPSKSHPDRRRAWRAFVKSAQSIFELVQAAIVVEDMIKTEYLKNEWWYWSSLSAAAQISTLSALSVRLFSLDAAIMYDKSVTQSDPMDETNPLPDQKSQAVSDTQERSSRANRRSGKKRKEPEGS from the exons ATGTCCAAGAGAAGAAAGACTTCGAGATGGCCAAACAATGGTTTCCCCGAGCAAAAGGGTAGTTCAAGGAATGCTCAGCGCAGGCGTTTTCCATTCTGTGGTCAGACGAGGACCACTTTCGACGTTTCACCTGGTACTCTTTTTCAGGCTGGTGAATCGCTTAGCTCTGAGAATAATGGATGCGGTTGTGAAGAAGCTAAT AAAGGACTTCCGATGCAGTTTGGAGATTTCTTTGTGCTGTCGCTTGGACGAATTGACACAAGACAGTCTTACCACAATGTCAACATGATTTATCCTATAGGATATAAGTCCTGCTGGCATGATAAGATCACAGGGTCTTTATTTACAAGCGAGGTATCTGATGGCAGTTCTGGACCTGTCTTCAAGGTTACACGGTCACCATGCTCTAAATCATTTATTCCAATTGGATCACTTGTCTTATCCTGCCCAAAGATTGATGAAATGGTGGAACAGAACATTGGCAACCGAAGTAATCGCAGAGATAGTCCTCAAGAGCATGACGAAGACACTGTTGAGATCCTTCTTTCAGATCTGTCCCCACCTCTTGAAGATGATATATTGTCTTGTTTACGTGAGAAGAACTTATCCAAGACATTAAAGTGCCTGCGCTCGGAAGTTGGTTCTTCTCAAGTAGACTTTCATAAAACTTCATCCTATAATCAGGAGAGTGAGGTTGATATTGGCGATATTGTTGTGGAAGAAGATTCATTGTCTGTTGCATGGAAAAAGGTTTCTCAAAAACTTGTTGATGCATGTTCCAATGTCCTGAAGCATAAGGGAACCATGAGCTTCCGTTGCAAGCATGTTGACAGAGAAACAAGGGAAATCAACTGGGATATGATAAATGAGCAAGACAGTGTAGTTTTATATTTGTCAAGGTTTTTCTGTTCTTTGGCTCCTCGCATTGCTATATGTGGTGAAAAGGATAATAGCAAGATTGCAACTCTAGTTAGTGCTTTGTCAACGTGGCTGGATCAAAGTAGATTTGGACTTGATGCTGATTTTGTACAAGAATTGATTGAACGTATGCCTGGTGCCGAATCATGTTCAGATTATAGTTTTCTGAAGAGTAGAATATCTTCTGTAACTGTAGCAGAAGGTGCGCTAGTTGTCGAACCAAAAGGTGGAGACAATATAAAGGGAGAAGTTTTTGGTGAGATTACTCGGAAAGCGAAGAGGCCTAAACTAAATGGTGGTCATGGTTTCAGAAATCCACACCCTCCTCCCGGTAGGCCTATGTGTTTGAGGCTTCCTCCTGGGCGTGTTGGTGACTTCCTTCAG CTATCTGAAGTTTTATGGCGTTTCCGTGAAATTTTGGGTTTGGGAGAGTCTTTCTTACCTGAGAAGCTTGAAAAGGAGCTTGTCAATCCAGTGCTCGATGGTTTGCTTCTTGACAAATCTGGGAAAGAAGCCAACAGAAGTGAGATGAACCTTAGTGATAAGGATTGTAGAGTTACTGAAATTTTTTCTGTGTTCGATGATAGTCAACCCTTTTCTTCGGAAAATACCTCTGCTTCTGTACTAAAGGAGACAAAAGTAGGAGATTCTCGTTGGCCGTGCTTGGGTGCACTTCTAACAAGGACTCACATTTCGGTTCTGCAAGTGCTAATATGTGAGCTGCAATCCAAGGTAGCTACATTTGTTGATCCAAACTTTGATTCTGGAGAATCGCGATCCAGACGAGGACGGAAAAAGGATGACAGTACACTTTCTGATAAGAGAAATAAGCTGCATATGCTTCCTGTTAACGAGCTCACTTGGCCTGAATTGGCCCGTAG GAGTGGCTGGGATGGAAGCCGATTCAATG AGgcttctaaaaaaatatttggttctTTGACAAGAGAAAATGATGTTATTTATGTGGAAGATGATGATTCTGACGACCTTGGTGCTACTGAGACAAACGCTTGCAATGGTGATATTCCAGAGTGGGCACTGGTACTGGAACCTGTGAGAAAACTTCCAACAAATGTTGGGACTAGAATCAGAAAGTGTGTCTACGAGGCTTTAGAGAGAAATCCACCAGAGTGGGCAAAGAAGATATTGGAGCATTCCATCAGTAAAGAAGTATATAAAGGCAATGCATCCGGACCAACAAAG AAAGCTGTCCTCTCATTGCTAGCGGATGTTCGAGGTGGAGATTTGGTGCAGAGTTCTGTTAAAGGAACCAGAAAGAGGACGTCTATTGGTGTATCTGATGTCATTATGAAGAAATGTCGTGCTGTGTTGCGTGATGTTGCAGCTGCAGACGAGGACAAAGTATTTTGCACTTTACTGGGGCGAAAGTTACTGAATTCCAGTGATAATGATGATGACGGACTCCTGGGATCACCTGCAATGGTTTCACGTTCCCTAGACTTCAGAACTATAGATTTGAGGTTGGCTACTGGTGCATATGACGGATCAACTGAAGCTTTTCTTGAGGATGTTCTTGAG CTGTGGAGTTGTATACGTGCTATGTATGCAGATCAGCCTGATTGTTTAGAACTGGTTGAAACATTGTCTGAAAAGTTTAAGTCATTATACGAAGCTGAG GTTCTACCACTTGTTCAGAAACTTATGGACTACAGAAAATTGGAATGCACTACAGAGATGACAAAGGAAATTAAGGACATAGTTGTTTCAATAAGTAAGCTTCCCAAGGCCCCGTGGGATGAGGGGGTGTGTAAAATATGTGGTGTTGACAAAGATGATGACAGTGTTCTCTTGTGTGATACATGCGATGCGGGGTATCACACATATTGTTTGAATCCACCTCTTATTAGAATTCCGGATGGAAATTGGTATTGTCCCTCATGTGTCATTGCCAAGCGCATGGCTCAAGATGCGTTGGAATCTTACAAACTAGTCAGACAGCGGAAAGGTAGAAAGTATCAGGGGGAACTTACCCGAGCTTATATGGAACAGACGGCTCACCTGGCAGATGTGATGAAAGAAAAAGACTACTGGGAGTTCAGTGCCGAGGAG AGAATTCAGCTGCTTAAGTTTCTATGCGATGAACTGCTTAGCTCCTCCCTTGTTCATCAACATCTCGAGCAGTGTGCCGAAGCGATAATTGAAATGCAGCAGAAGTTGCGCTCTCTTTCTTCAGAATGGAAAAACACGAAAATGCGGCAAGAATTTTTGAGGGCTAAACTCGCAAAGGTTGAACCTAGTATTATAAAGGCAATGGGCGAACCACAAAATTCAAGTAGCTTTGCAGACCACAATGGAGACCGGGTTACTCATGATGATGACTCTTCCCGTGCCGCATTTCTTAACAATAATCAGGGGAAAGCTCTGCTTGAGACTGATGCTCAAACCGGAGTGTCAAATGTCATTTCTTGTGCGAGCAATATTTCCAGCCCAGAAAAAGCTACGTCCCCTGGGAGGCATGAGTTGCCAATAGAAGTAACGGATAATATGtcttgtgaagaagaagataccACAGAGACCTTGCAAACATCAGTTGGAAGGAACGATGAAACACAGTGTCTAAAACCCGATGCAGTGGAATTGCAGACAGCTAATGATGCATCTTCTGTGGCTTTCCAAGAATTGCAGGCTTGTCAACGGGATTTGAATGCCGCTAGCAATGAAATAGAGAATGTGCAGCAATCAATAAGAAGCATAGAAGCACAACTTCTAAGGCAATCTATACGAAGAGAGTTTCTAGGAAGTGATGCTAGTGGTCGTTTATATTGGGGTTGCAGCTTCCCAGAAGAACATCCTCGTATTTTGGTTGATGGATGCATGTCTTTGCAGAAACCTGTACAAGTTGACCCGACAGGTTCAAAAGTTTCCTCCCCATTTCTCCGTGACATTGACCATGGAAGACTAATGGTTTCACCCTGGACCTGTTATGAAACTGAAGCGGAGATCAGCGAGCTTGTCCTATGGCTTCATGATGACGACCTGAAAGAAAGAGACCTGAGAGAGTCTATTTTGTGCTGGAAAAGGTTACGATTTGGGAATCTGCATACGGAAATAAAACAAGCTCAGAATTCGTCCTCTCCAAAGTTGGCTGGGAATCTTGTGACGAAGGCTGCCATGTCAATGGAGAAGAGATATGGTCCATGCATTAAACTAGAGACCGAAACCATAAAAAAACGGGGGAAGAAGACTAAGGTTGCAGAGCTAGAGAAACTGTGTAAATGCGAATGCTTGGAATCCATTTTGCCATCCATGATTCACTGCCTCATATGCCACAAAACATTTGCAAGTGATGATGAATTTGAGGAGCACGCCGAGAATAAGTGTATTCCTTATTCATTAGCAACTGAAGAAGGCAGGGAAATTTATGATTCTTCGAAAGCAAAAGAGAGCCTGAAATCTGATCATCTTAGTTTAAAGTCTAACGCTGGCAAAGAAGTAACTGAAACATCCAATGTTTCTGAACTTGATTCTGGGTTGATAAGATATCATGGAGAAGAATCTATTTCCCCATACCATTTTGAGGAGATCTGTTCTAAGTTTGTGACAAAGGATTCTAACAGAGATTTGGTTAAAGAGATTGGTCTGATCGGTTCAAATGGAATTCCAACATTTCTTCCGGTGCCATCTACTCATTTTAACGACTCAGTGCTCATATCTGCCACTTCCAGCAAGCTAGATGGTGGTAATTCAGGGGGTCGGGTGATTTTTACTGGTTCTGAAGCCAATGGGGAAGACTTGAATTCTGAATCTAGCATGTGTGTCGATAGATTTGTCACAAATGATATCCGCGGTCCGCTGAATAAACCGAGTGGAATGGATTTTGGCTTCTCAGAGCAAAAGAACGAGAAAACTTCAGGTAGTAGGTTAAAAGGCTGCTGTGTGGTTCCACAGGCTTCGTTGAAACGTATTACGGGCAATGCTTTGCCGGTTTTCAGGTTCCTTAAAACCATATTGCTTGATATGGATGTGGCACTACCTGAAGAAGCTTTAAGACCATCGAAATCACATCCAGACCGTAGACGAGCTTGGCGTGCATTTGTTAAATCCGCACAAAGCATTTTCGAG TTGGTTCAGGCAGCAATTGTGGTAGAAGACATGATTAAGACAGAGTACTTAAAAAATGAATGGTGGTACTGGTCTTCTCTTTCAGCGGCTGCTCAAATCTCGACGCTATCTGCGTTATCCGTACGTCTCTTCTCCCTGGATGCAGCTATTATGTACGACAAAAGCGTAACTCAATCAGATCCGATGGATGAGACAAATCCCTTACCGGACCAAAAGTCACAAGCTGTTTCAGATACACAAGAAAGGAGCAGCAGAGCAAACAGAAGATCTGGTAAGAAGAGGAAAGAACCAGAGGGATCATAA
- the LOC103870982 gene encoding methyl-CpG-binding domain-containing protein 9 isoform X3, whose protein sequence is MSKRRKTSRWPNNGFPEQKGSSRNAQRRRFPFCGQTRTTFDVSPGTLFQAGESLSSENNGCGCEEANKGLPMQFGDFFVLSLGRIDTRQSYHNVNMIYPIGYKSCWHDKITGSLFTSEVSDGSSGPVFKVTRSPCSKSFIPIGSLVLSCPKIDEMVEQNIGNRSNRRDSPQEHDEDTVEILLSDLSPPLEDDILSCLREKNLSKTLKCLRSEVGSSQVDFHKTSSYNQESEVDIGDIVVEEDSLSVAWKKVSQKLVDACSNVLKHKGTMSFRCKHVDRETREINWDMINEQDSVVLYLSRFFCSLAPRIAICGEKDNSKIATLVSALSTWLDQSRFGLDADFVQELIERMPGAESCSDYSFLKSRISSVTVAEGALVVEPKGGDNIKGEVFGEITRKAKRPKLNGGHGFRNPHPPPGRPMCLRLPPGRVGDFLQLSEVLWRFREILGLGESFLPEKLEKELVNPVLDGLLLDKSGKEANRSEMNLSDKDCRVTEIFSVFDDSQPFSSENTSASVLKETKVGDSRWPCLGALLTRTHISVLQVLICELQSKVATFVDPNFDSGESRSRRGRKKDDSTLSDKRNKLHMLPVNELTWPELARRSGWDGSRFNDDDSDDLGATETNACNGDIPEWALVLEPVRKLPTNVGTRIRKCVYEALERNPPEWAKKILEHSISKEVYKGNASGPTKKAVLSLLADVRGGDLVQSSVKGTRKRTSIGVSDVIMKKCRAVLRDVAAADEDKVFCTLLGRKLLNSSDNDDDGLLGSPAMVSRSLDFRTIDLRLATGAYDGSTEAFLEDVLELWSCIRAMYADQPDCLELVETLSEKFKSLYEAEVLPLVQKLMDYRKLECTTEMTKEIKDIVVSISKLPKAPWDEGVCKICGVDKDDDSVLLCDTCDAGYHTYCLNPPLIRIPDGNWYCPSCVIAKRMAQDALESYKLVRQRKGRKYQGELTRAYMEQTAHLADVMKEKDYWEFSAEERIQLLKFLCDELLSSSLVHQHLEQCAEAIIEMQQKLRSLSSEWKNTKMRQEFLRAKLAKVEPSIIKAMGEPQNSSSFADHNGDRVTHDDDSSRAAFLNNNQGKALLETDAQTGVSNVISCASNISSPEKATSPGRHELPIEVTDNMSCEEEDTTETLQTSVGRNDETQCLKPDAVELQTANDASSVAFQELQACQRDLNAASNEIENVQQSIRSIEAQLLRQSIRREFLGSDASGRLYWGCSFPEEHPRILVDGCMSLQKPVQVDPTGSKVSSPFLRDIDHGRLMVSPWTCYETEAEISELVLWLHDDDLKERDLRESILCWKRLRFGNLHTEIKQAQNSSSPKLAGNLVTKAAMSMEKRYGPCIKLETETIKKRGKKTKVAELEKLCKCECLESILPSMIHCLICHKTFASDDEFEEHAENKCIPYSLATEEGREIYDSSKAKESLKSDHLSLKSNAGKEVTETSNVSELDSGLIRYHGEESISPYHFEEICSKFVTKDSNRDLVKEIGLIGSNGIPTFLPVPSTHFNDSVLISATSSKLDGGNSGGRVIFTGSEANGEDLNSESSMCVDRFVTNDIRGPLNKPSGMDFGFSEQKNEKTSGSRLKGCCVVPQASLKRITGNALPVFRFLKTILLDMDVALPEEALRPSKSHPDRRRAWRAFVKSAQSIFELVQAAIVVEDMIKTEYLKNEWWYWSSLSAAAQISTLSALSVRLFSLDAAIMYDKSVTQSDPMDETNPLPDQKSQAVSDTQERSSRANRRSGKKRKEPEGS, encoded by the exons ATGTCCAAGAGAAGAAAGACTTCGAGATGGCCAAACAATGGTTTCCCCGAGCAAAAGGGTAGTTCAAGGAATGCTCAGCGCAGGCGTTTTCCATTCTGTGGTCAGACGAGGACCACTTTCGACGTTTCACCTGGTACTCTTTTTCAGGCTGGTGAATCGCTTAGCTCTGAGAATAATGGATGCGGTTGTGAAGAAGCTAAT AAAGGACTTCCGATGCAGTTTGGAGATTTCTTTGTGCTGTCGCTTGGACGAATTGACACAAGACAGTCTTACCACAATGTCAACATGATTTATCCTATAGGATATAAGTCCTGCTGGCATGATAAGATCACAGGGTCTTTATTTACAAGCGAGGTATCTGATGGCAGTTCTGGACCTGTCTTCAAGGTTACACGGTCACCATGCTCTAAATCATTTATTCCAATTGGATCACTTGTCTTATCCTGCCCAAAGATTGATGAAATGGTGGAACAGAACATTGGCAACCGAAGTAATCGCAGAGATAGTCCTCAAGAGCATGACGAAGACACTGTTGAGATCCTTCTTTCAGATCTGTCCCCACCTCTTGAAGATGATATATTGTCTTGTTTACGTGAGAAGAACTTATCCAAGACATTAAAGTGCCTGCGCTCGGAAGTTGGTTCTTCTCAAGTAGACTTTCATAAAACTTCATCCTATAATCAGGAGAGTGAGGTTGATATTGGCGATATTGTTGTGGAAGAAGATTCATTGTCTGTTGCATGGAAAAAGGTTTCTCAAAAACTTGTTGATGCATGTTCCAATGTCCTGAAGCATAAGGGAACCATGAGCTTCCGTTGCAAGCATGTTGACAGAGAAACAAGGGAAATCAACTGGGATATGATAAATGAGCAAGACAGTGTAGTTTTATATTTGTCAAGGTTTTTCTGTTCTTTGGCTCCTCGCATTGCTATATGTGGTGAAAAGGATAATAGCAAGATTGCAACTCTAGTTAGTGCTTTGTCAACGTGGCTGGATCAAAGTAGATTTGGACTTGATGCTGATTTTGTACAAGAATTGATTGAACGTATGCCTGGTGCCGAATCATGTTCAGATTATAGTTTTCTGAAGAGTAGAATATCTTCTGTAACTGTAGCAGAAGGTGCGCTAGTTGTCGAACCAAAAGGTGGAGACAATATAAAGGGAGAAGTTTTTGGTGAGATTACTCGGAAAGCGAAGAGGCCTAAACTAAATGGTGGTCATGGTTTCAGAAATCCACACCCTCCTCCCGGTAGGCCTATGTGTTTGAGGCTTCCTCCTGGGCGTGTTGGTGACTTCCTTCAG CTATCTGAAGTTTTATGGCGTTTCCGTGAAATTTTGGGTTTGGGAGAGTCTTTCTTACCTGAGAAGCTTGAAAAGGAGCTTGTCAATCCAGTGCTCGATGGTTTGCTTCTTGACAAATCTGGGAAAGAAGCCAACAGAAGTGAGATGAACCTTAGTGATAAGGATTGTAGAGTTACTGAAATTTTTTCTGTGTTCGATGATAGTCAACCCTTTTCTTCGGAAAATACCTCTGCTTCTGTACTAAAGGAGACAAAAGTAGGAGATTCTCGTTGGCCGTGCTTGGGTGCACTTCTAACAAGGACTCACATTTCGGTTCTGCAAGTGCTAATATGTGAGCTGCAATCCAAGGTAGCTACATTTGTTGATCCAAACTTTGATTCTGGAGAATCGCGATCCAGACGAGGACGGAAAAAGGATGACAGTACACTTTCTGATAAGAGAAATAAGCTGCATATGCTTCCTGTTAACGAGCTCACTTGGCCTGAATTGGCCCGTAG GAGTGGCTGGGATGGAAGCCGATTCAATG ATGATGATTCTGACGACCTTGGTGCTACTGAGACAAACGCTTGCAATGGTGATATTCCAGAGTGGGCACTGGTACTGGAACCTGTGAGAAAACTTCCAACAAATGTTGGGACTAGAATCAGAAAGTGTGTCTACGAGGCTTTAGAGAGAAATCCACCAGAGTGGGCAAAGAAGATATTGGAGCATTCCATCAGTAAAGAAGTATATAAAGGCAATGCATCCGGACCAACAAAG AAAGCTGTCCTCTCATTGCTAGCGGATGTTCGAGGTGGAGATTTGGTGCAGAGTTCTGTTAAAGGAACCAGAAAGAGGACGTCTATTGGTGTATCTGATGTCATTATGAAGAAATGTCGTGCTGTGTTGCGTGATGTTGCAGCTGCAGACGAGGACAAAGTATTTTGCACTTTACTGGGGCGAAAGTTACTGAATTCCAGTGATAATGATGATGACGGACTCCTGGGATCACCTGCAATGGTTTCACGTTCCCTAGACTTCAGAACTATAGATTTGAGGTTGGCTACTGGTGCATATGACGGATCAACTGAAGCTTTTCTTGAGGATGTTCTTGAG CTGTGGAGTTGTATACGTGCTATGTATGCAGATCAGCCTGATTGTTTAGAACTGGTTGAAACATTGTCTGAAAAGTTTAAGTCATTATACGAAGCTGAG GTTCTACCACTTGTTCAGAAACTTATGGACTACAGAAAATTGGAATGCACTACAGAGATGACAAAGGAAATTAAGGACATAGTTGTTTCAATAAGTAAGCTTCCCAAGGCCCCGTGGGATGAGGGGGTGTGTAAAATATGTGGTGTTGACAAAGATGATGACAGTGTTCTCTTGTGTGATACATGCGATGCGGGGTATCACACATATTGTTTGAATCCACCTCTTATTAGAATTCCGGATGGAAATTGGTATTGTCCCTCATGTGTCATTGCCAAGCGCATGGCTCAAGATGCGTTGGAATCTTACAAACTAGTCAGACAGCGGAAAGGTAGAAAGTATCAGGGGGAACTTACCCGAGCTTATATGGAACAGACGGCTCACCTGGCAGATGTGATGAAAGAAAAAGACTACTGGGAGTTCAGTGCCGAGGAG AGAATTCAGCTGCTTAAGTTTCTATGCGATGAACTGCTTAGCTCCTCCCTTGTTCATCAACATCTCGAGCAGTGTGCCGAAGCGATAATTGAAATGCAGCAGAAGTTGCGCTCTCTTTCTTCAGAATGGAAAAACACGAAAATGCGGCAAGAATTTTTGAGGGCTAAACTCGCAAAGGTTGAACCTAGTATTATAAAGGCAATGGGCGAACCACAAAATTCAAGTAGCTTTGCAGACCACAATGGAGACCGGGTTACTCATGATGATGACTCTTCCCGTGCCGCATTTCTTAACAATAATCAGGGGAAAGCTCTGCTTGAGACTGATGCTCAAACCGGAGTGTCAAATGTCATTTCTTGTGCGAGCAATATTTCCAGCCCAGAAAAAGCTACGTCCCCTGGGAGGCATGAGTTGCCAATAGAAGTAACGGATAATATGtcttgtgaagaagaagataccACAGAGACCTTGCAAACATCAGTTGGAAGGAACGATGAAACACAGTGTCTAAAACCCGATGCAGTGGAATTGCAGACAGCTAATGATGCATCTTCTGTGGCTTTCCAAGAATTGCAGGCTTGTCAACGGGATTTGAATGCCGCTAGCAATGAAATAGAGAATGTGCAGCAATCAATAAGAAGCATAGAAGCACAACTTCTAAGGCAATCTATACGAAGAGAGTTTCTAGGAAGTGATGCTAGTGGTCGTTTATATTGGGGTTGCAGCTTCCCAGAAGAACATCCTCGTATTTTGGTTGATGGATGCATGTCTTTGCAGAAACCTGTACAAGTTGACCCGACAGGTTCAAAAGTTTCCTCCCCATTTCTCCGTGACATTGACCATGGAAGACTAATGGTTTCACCCTGGACCTGTTATGAAACTGAAGCGGAGATCAGCGAGCTTGTCCTATGGCTTCATGATGACGACCTGAAAGAAAGAGACCTGAGAGAGTCTATTTTGTGCTGGAAAAGGTTACGATTTGGGAATCTGCATACGGAAATAAAACAAGCTCAGAATTCGTCCTCTCCAAAGTTGGCTGGGAATCTTGTGACGAAGGCTGCCATGTCAATGGAGAAGAGATATGGTCCATGCATTAAACTAGAGACCGAAACCATAAAAAAACGGGGGAAGAAGACTAAGGTTGCAGAGCTAGAGAAACTGTGTAAATGCGAATGCTTGGAATCCATTTTGCCATCCATGATTCACTGCCTCATATGCCACAAAACATTTGCAAGTGATGATGAATTTGAGGAGCACGCCGAGAATAAGTGTATTCCTTATTCATTAGCAACTGAAGAAGGCAGGGAAATTTATGATTCTTCGAAAGCAAAAGAGAGCCTGAAATCTGATCATCTTAGTTTAAAGTCTAACGCTGGCAAAGAAGTAACTGAAACATCCAATGTTTCTGAACTTGATTCTGGGTTGATAAGATATCATGGAGAAGAATCTATTTCCCCATACCATTTTGAGGAGATCTGTTCTAAGTTTGTGACAAAGGATTCTAACAGAGATTTGGTTAAAGAGATTGGTCTGATCGGTTCAAATGGAATTCCAACATTTCTTCCGGTGCCATCTACTCATTTTAACGACTCAGTGCTCATATCTGCCACTTCCAGCAAGCTAGATGGTGGTAATTCAGGGGGTCGGGTGATTTTTACTGGTTCTGAAGCCAATGGGGAAGACTTGAATTCTGAATCTAGCATGTGTGTCGATAGATTTGTCACAAATGATATCCGCGGTCCGCTGAATAAACCGAGTGGAATGGATTTTGGCTTCTCAGAGCAAAAGAACGAGAAAACTTCAGGTAGTAGGTTAAAAGGCTGCTGTGTGGTTCCACAGGCTTCGTTGAAACGTATTACGGGCAATGCTTTGCCGGTTTTCAGGTTCCTTAAAACCATATTGCTTGATATGGATGTGGCACTACCTGAAGAAGCTTTAAGACCATCGAAATCACATCCAGACCGTAGACGAGCTTGGCGTGCATTTGTTAAATCCGCACAAAGCATTTTCGAG TTGGTTCAGGCAGCAATTGTGGTAGAAGACATGATTAAGACAGAGTACTTAAAAAATGAATGGTGGTACTGGTCTTCTCTTTCAGCGGCTGCTCAAATCTCGACGCTATCTGCGTTATCCGTACGTCTCTTCTCCCTGGATGCAGCTATTATGTACGACAAAAGCGTAACTCAATCAGATCCGATGGATGAGACAAATCCCTTACCGGACCAAAAGTCACAAGCTGTTTCAGATACACAAGAAAGGAGCAGCAGAGCAAACAGAAGATCTGGTAAGAAGAGGAAAGAACCAGAGGGATCATAA